The following proteins are co-located in the Solenopsis invicta isolate M01_SB chromosome 7, UNIL_Sinv_3.0, whole genome shotgun sequence genome:
- the LOC105193525 gene encoding uncharacterized protein LOC105193525, which yields MEEKATTDSSSQSTIGDNNQTDKKDLHLTTCYNEVSTEQLQTQFTCSLYISRVAGLQTQDQGEVQDCELLRSHLEEAIAASEPLSTWRVSETPCGLIAAFARENDAEKLLQRGNLAQVFRGPVQVARFSARDSRYRQAVLLRDVPWAIPLQDINSALTKQGIVAGNVERSRQFVRVEVFDAGHYEALLRQGLDFFEVARFNAIPERWWRSGGTACSSGIPSRYLPGNNGSNFLEAHQDNLSQTADSVLQCYRCQGFWHVAANCRHLPRCVRCGEPHSVEFCPRPRNNPICCHCSGPHHAGYRQCPVRLQLSNATPVSITLSTTRTGGVQYPTGATSKSNPSCHSLRQGHC from the exons ATGGAGGAAAAGGCCACGACAGACTCTTCATCGCAAAGCACGATCGGAGATAATAACCAAacagataaaaaagatttacatCTAACAACGTGTTATAATGAAGTTTCTACTGAACAGCTGCAGACGCAGTTTACGTGTTCTTTATACATTTCGCGCGTCGCTGGCCTTCAAACTCAAGACCAGGGAGAGGTCCAAG ATTGCGAGCTACTGCGATCTCATCTCGAGGAAGCTATCGCCGCTTCTGAACCACTATCAACGTGGCGTGTCTCTGAAACTCCATGTGGACTTATAGCCGCTTTCGCACGAGAAAACGATGCCGAGAAACTTTTACAACGCGGCAACTTGGCTCAAGTATTTCGAGGACCTGTACAA GTAGCACGATTCTCGGCAAGAGATTCCCGATATCGCCAAGCCGTACTTTTAAGAGATGTACCATGGGCTATACCGCTACAGGATATAAATTCGGCTCTAACGAAGCAAGGAATCGTCGCTGGAAATGTTGAGCGTTCTCGACAATTTGTCCGAGTAGAG GTTTTTGACGCGGGTCATTACGAAGCCTTACTGCGTCAAGGTCTGGACTTTTTTGAGGTGGCTCGTTTCAACGCTATTCCAGAACGCTGGTGGCGTAGCGGCGGTACCGCATGCTCGTCTGGTATACCTTCGCGATACTTGCCGGGGAATAACGGAAGTAACTTCCTAGAAGCGCATCAAGATAATTTATCGCAAACGGCGGACAGCGTGTTGCAGTGCTACCGGTGTCAGGGTTTCTGGCACGTGGCCGCCAATTGCCGGCACTTGCCACGCTGCGTCCGCTGTGGCGAACCGCACAGCGTCGAGTTTTGCCCAAGGCCGCGCAACAACCCTATATGTTGCCATTGCTCCGGACCTCATCACGCCG gatATAGACAGTGCCCAGTCAGATTGCAGCTATCTAATGCGACGCCCGTGAGCATCACGCTGAGCACGACTCGCACCGGCGGGGTTCAATATCCAACGGGTGCTACGAGCAAGTCGAACCCTTCGTGCCATTCTCTGAGACAAGGCCACTGTTAA
- the LOC105193527 gene encoding uncharacterized protein LOC105193527 has protein sequence MQTTNEERYEAAELHSNDSDRVETVRTELREAALTKRKEDRVSTWNKNRTNLGEFPGIELFSVEYVDEKVRLLKRKKLLFVEYRYLPNALIQSEENINAFLKVDQSLSGLVRDLSGNDPTLQLYAANCCCNIALGNMKACTALGKAIIPYLVIKLKCLNYALLDVCIWTIGNLVAGSDKVFSILHSQHCLKYIILLLENCDDLILPSIIYALLHYVRAGFHKLSENEMLELVQAIIKRNLLYENLNYIWLLALLSSSSICTEHLHAILPKVVDYLYLIFSNSDGMTQVSEITASIRILANTLHNSCEDGVDILLSNPKYTNEDLHVLLNKLLAHPYMHIRRETLWLIGNLYNHRSPSVAKNIKDLISFLSALNQAFSAVENSV, from the exons ATGCAGACTACTAACGAGGAGAGATACGAAGCTGCGGAACTTCATTCGAATGACAGCGATAGAGTCGAAACCGTGCGAACAGAATTGAGGGAGGCCGCGTTGACGAAAAGAAAGGAGGATCGTGTGTCCACCTGGAACAAAAATCGCACCAACTTGGGAGAGTTTCCAGGGATTGAACTGTTTTCCGTTGAGTACGTTGACGAGAAGGTGAGGCTTCtcaaaaggaaaaaattactCTTTGTGGAGTACAGATATTTGCCCAATGCTCTTATTCAG TCAGAAGAAAACATAAATGCCTTTTTAAAAGTGGACCAAAGTTTATCGGGTCTGGTGCGTGACTTGTCAGGCAACGATCCAACTCTTCAATTATATGCAGCCAACTGCTGTTGTAACATTGCCTTGGGAAACATGAAAGCATGCACAGCATTGGGAAAAGCAATTATTCCTTATCTAGTTATCaagttaaaatgtttaaattatgcaTTACTG gATGTTTGCATTTGGACAATTGGTAATTTAGTTGCAGGAAGCGATAAGGTTTTCTCTATCTTGCACTCGCAAcattgtttgaaatatataattttactgtTAGAAAATTGTGACGACTTGATTCTTCCTTCCATAATATATGCACTATTACATTACGTACGTGCAGGATTTCATAAGCTATC AGAAAATGAAATGTTGGAGCTTGTCCAAGCTATCATAAAACGGAatcttttatatgaaaatctgAATTATATTTGGTTATTAGCTTTGTTGTCTTCCTCATCGATATGCACTGAACATTTGCATGCTATTCTGCCAAAAGTTGTTGATTAtctttacttaatattttccAATTCGGATGGAATGACTCAAGTTAGCGag aTTACAGCATCTATACGTATACTAGCCAATACGTTGCATAATTCTTGCGAAGATGGGGTAGACATTCTTTTGAGCAATCCAAAATACACAAACGAGGATCTGCatgttttattgaataaattattagcGCATCCTTATATGCACATTAGAAGAGAAACTCTATGGTTAATAG GAAATTTGTATAATCATAGATCACCCAGTGtcgctaaaaatataaaagatctTATATCTTTTCTATCAGCACTGAATCAAGCTTTTTCCGCTGTTGAAAACTCCGTATGA
- the LOC105193528 gene encoding phospholipase A2 yields MYSVCLTIFLVVSICNLTAQQPTFFRSTFKGLSGLTPSAIALMKDEIRAVYYYEQTVAVVDLGRKNELHDCNIIEVYEPSQATEVLRNLSMTLHPQVVSFQEITRLMQQCELLDGLQVPATTTLPPSNALSRGTRIAASSITLFSGILPGTKWCGTGDIAENYHDLGDLPHIDRCCRNHDLCPIKVRAQQTRYNLTNYSLYTKSHCTCDQLLYQCLKTANHPTANLMGQIYFNIVKVPCIEDIGKNRYSSSDPLRKFVPVKRVY; encoded by the exons ATGTATTCGGTGTGCTTGACGATTTTCCTCGTCGTATCGATATGTAACTTGACCGCTCAGCAACCAACGTTCTTCAGAAGCACATTCAAGGGGTTGAGTGGCCTCACACCAAGCGCCATCGCGCTCATGAAAGACGAGATCCGAGCCGTTTATTATTACGAACAGACGGTGGCGGTGGTCGATCTCGGTCGGAAAAATGAATTACACGATTGCAATATAATCGAAGTATA CGAGCCATCCCAGGCTACGGAAGTTTTGCGAAACCTGTCTATGACTTTACATCCACAAGTGGTGTCCTTCCAGGAGATAACGAGACTCATGCAACAGTGCGAATTGTTAGATGGATTACAGGTGCCGGCCACGACTACTTTGCCTCCCTCAAACGCACTGAGCAGAGGGACTCGCATAGCCGCGAGTTCTATAACTCTGTTCTCCGGTATTCTGCCAG GCACAAAATGGTGCGGGACCGGCGATATAGCCGAAAATTATCACGATTTGGGCGATCTACCTCACATCGACAG ATGTTGTCGCAATCACGATCTTTGTCCAATAAAAGTACGAGCTCAACAAACCCGATACAACCTCACAAATTATTCTCTGTACACTAa GTCACATTGTACTTGTGATCAACTGCTTTACCAATGTTTAAAAACTGCTAATCATCCAACAGCGAATTTGATGGgacaaatatatttcaatatcgtCAAGGTGCCGTGTATAGAAGATATAGGAAAAAATCGATATTCTTCCTCGGATCCATTAAGAAAATTTGTACCTGTAAAAAGGGTATATTaa